The genome window GGCGCGGAGTAATCGATCTCCGGTCCAGCCGGGATTACTCCCGTGGGGTTGATCGTCTTGTGGCTACCGTAGTAATGCGCCTTGATGTGCTTCATGTTTACGGTCGGCGCCACACCCGTGACTTGGTATAGTTCGCGGGTATAGTTGGAGAGATTTGGATAATCGGCGATGCGTTGTCGATTGCATTTGAAATGACCGACGTAGACGGGGTCGAAGCGCAACAAGGTCGTGAACAGCCGCCAATCTGCTTCCGTTATCTGGTCGCCCACGAGATAGCGTTGTTTCGACAGCCGCTCTTCCACGTGATCGAGCGCATTGAACAACTGATTGAAGGCTTCCTCATAAGCTTCCTGCGTGGTGGCAAATCCGGCACGATAAACGCCGTTGTTGATGTTGGGATAGACGAGCGCATTGATCTCGTCGATCTCGCCGCGGAGGTCCTTGGGATAGAAATCAAGCGACGCGTCACCGAAATCATTGAACGCCGAATTGAGCATGCGGATAATTTCCGATGATTCATTGGAGACAATGGTGTTCTGCTGTTTGTCCCAGAGAACCGGCACGGTTATCCGGCCCGAATAGTTCGGCTCAGCACGAGCATAAACCTCGTGCAAGCGCTTGTAGCCAAAGAGATGATCGGGTGTAGCGCCATCCTTCTCGTAAAAGGTCCAACCTTCGCCTCCCATGTAATGGTCGACGACCGATACCGAAATCACATCATGGAGCTGCTTGAGTGCACGGAAGATCAGTGTGCGATGAGCCCAGGGGCAGGCATAGGATACGTAAAGGTGATAACGGCCAGCTTCAGCCTTGAATCCGGATTTGCCGGTCGGTCCTGCGCTACCATCGGGGGTCACCCAATTGCGAAACTGCGACTCGGAGCGGATGAAGCGTCCGTTTGTATCCTTCGTATCGTACCATTGGTTATGCCAGATGCCGTCAATCAACAGACCCATCGTATTGTCTCCTTGGCTGACTCAAAGCGAAGCCAGCTGATCAGTATTCGTTCGTTGTCTTTACCTAGGCTTTGATTGCCACGCTTCCAGCATCAGCGGAGTGAACAGACTGTCACTTTTTGTCCAGAAAATTCGAATTTCGGTTTACGTCTCGCCCGTTTGATGTTAGGCGAACGCAAAAGGAGACAATTGTGGCAGGAATTCTGTTCATCCGACGATGAAACCCGGACCGGCGCTCACTCAAGCGACGGAAGTTCCTGTATTGCCCGACGGCCGCATTTTGCCAAGGGCGAATGTCCACTCCTTCATAAAGAAATCCAGCATGCTGACCCATGTCGTGACCTACGCGCCGGAAGAGCCGGTGCATGATGCCGCCATCGAAGACATCAACAAGGAAGCTTTCGGACCGGGACGCTTTGCCCGAGCCGCCTATCGGATTCGCGAAGGCGGGCCGCATGACCGCAGTCTTTCCTTTGTCGCGTCGAATGGCGAACACGTGGTCGCATCGGTCCGGCTTGCGCCAATTCTAATCGGTGACACACCAGCCATGCTTCTCGGGCCTCTGGCGGTTCGTCCTGCCTGGAAAAACCAGGGTATTGGCGCTGCGCTCATGCGCACCAGCATGGAAGCGGCGCGGCTTGCCGGACACAGACTGGTCATTCTTGTGGGCGATGAGCCGTATTACGCACCCTTTGGTTTCCGTCCGATCACTGGGCACCAGATCGTCATGCCGGCTCCTGTCGATCCGGCACGCTTTCTTGCCTGCGAACTCGCTCCCCGCTCCCTGGAGAATGTTCAGGGGCAGGTGCGCCATGCGGCATCTGGAGGAGCCTGAGGGTTATTTCCCTTCGCGGTACCACATGCTGCCGAGTACCAGGATCATAGCGGCAAGGCCGAGGAACCCGGAGAACAGGGGCAGGCGGTCTACACTCTTGAGGACCGTTTCATTGGTCGGCCTCAGCCCGATCCAATTATCGCCGCTAGCGCTGGCGATGCCGCGTGAGGCGACAATGTTCGGCACTTCAACGGAGCCCTGACCCGCGTTTGCACGCAGGCGCCGGGTGCCGCCGCCCGTCTCACGGGCGAGAGGGTCGAGCTTTGTCGTGGTGGAAACATTGTCGGCGAATTCCGGTGCGTCCACTGGTCCAACGTGGGCGAGTGTTGTCAATTCGTCATTGGCTACCTGATAGAGACCGATTTCGTCGGTCGGCAGGGAGGCTGTGAACACGCCGGGTTCCGTCTCGGTGAGAGGAACGGAGAGTGTCTTGCCAGACGGAGTGATGATGTTCGCGGGGTCGGCGGTTTTCTTCATGGTCTGGCGATGGATTTCGAGATTGCGGCCACTGCCGGTCGCAGTCAGTGCCTCTTCTTCGAGTTCCGGCTCCTTCATCAACCAGTGAGCGATACGCCGGTATAGGGCCGCATGCGGCCCGCCGCCTTCGAACCCACGTGCCCAGAGCCAGCCCTGATCGGAGAGGAACATGCCGACACGTCCTTCGCCGATGCGATTGAGCACAAGAAGCGGCCGGTCGCCGGCATTCATGACAACGTTACCTTCCGGCGGATTGACATCGATGACGCGGAACCAGCGGCTCCAGTTTGGCGGCTCCTGCGCGCTTCCTTCGAGCCCACGCGTCACCGGGTGGCGTTTGCCTTGATCACTCAGGCGCGGATAGAAGGCTTTCTCGTCGATATTGCCGGTTGGCGTCGCGGGCAGGACAGTCAGGAGCGGCGTATTGGCGATCGACATGTTGCCTGCAAATTCGGGCCCGGCGGCAATGAGCAACGCGCCACCCTTCTGAACATAGTCGTTGATGTAATCATAATAGAGCAGCGGCAGCACGTCACGGTGCTGGTAGCGATCGAAAATGATGAGGTCAAATTGCTCGATCTTGTCGACGAAGAGCTCACGTGTCGGAAAAGCGATGAGCGAAAGTTCGTTGATCGGCGTCGAGTCCTGTTTCTCTGGCGGTCGCAGAATGGTGAAGTGGACGAGGTCCACCGACGCGTCGGATTTGAGAAGGTTGCGCCATGTGCGCTCGCCATTATGCGGCTCGCCAGATACGAGCAGGACGCGCAGATTCTCGCGTATGCCGTCGACCATGGCCACGGCGCGGTTGTTCACCTCGGTGAGCTCGCCCGGGACAGAATCGACAATGATCTCTACGATATTGACGCCCGCGCGCGGCAGCGTCACTTCCAGCGGCATCTCCTCGCCGATAATCGCGTCTTCGCTGTTGACCTCATTGCCATTGACGCGCACACGCACATGCGCGCGGCCTCCTGCCGGCTCGCCCGCACCCGTAACCTTATAGGTCATTTGCTGCGGCTTGCCGGTCAGACCAAAGCGTGGTGCGCGGACGAATTGTATCCGGCGATCGATTTCACCCGGCGTGCCGGTGATAAGACCGTGCAAAGGCGCGTTGAAGCCAAGACCGAATGGATTGGCGGGGATATCGTGAATCTGACCGTCGGTGATCATGATAGCGCCGCCTATACGGGCAGGCGGTACATCGCGGAACGCGCCGTTCAATGCCTGAAACAGACGTGTCGATGTTGCGTCGTCATTCTCGCTGGCACGCCCGGTCTCGACAGTTCGAACCTCGAATTGCGGCAGACGTTCAAGAGCTGTTTGCACTTGCTTGAGGGCTGCATCTGTATCCGCTGTTCGGTTGCCGATATCCTGGCTCTGGCTGCGGTCAGCTATGACAGCCACGACACTCTTCAATGGCTCGCGTTCTTCGTTGACGACGATTGGATTGAAGAGCGCCATGGCGAATGCCGCCACGGCCAGCAGCCGGATCAAACTCCCGCGCTGGCGAAAGTAGATCCCGACCAGTGTCAGGATAAACAATGGCACAAGCAGTAACGCAAGAAGCGTGGTGGAAACTAGAGGTTGAAAATCCAGGGACAAATACATGGACTAATTCCCCAGCCGTTCCAGCAGGTCGGGCACATGCACCTGATCCGACTTGTAGTTGCCGGTCAGCATGTACATGACAATGTTGATGCCTGTGCGGTAGGCATAGGTGCGCTGCATCGGATCATTCGGTATCGTTGGCAGGAGAGGCGATCCATCGGCATTCGTCGCCCATGCACCGGCAAAATCATTGCCGGTGATCATGATGGGCGTTACGCCATCACCAGCACGCACCGGCCGGTCGGCACGGGTTTCCGTCGAGAGCGAAGCCTGCACCCAGAGAGGGCTGCCGCGATACCGGCCCGGGAAATCCTGCAGGATGTAGAAGGATTTGGTCAGTACGTGGTCGCTCGGAACCGGCTCGAGCGGCGGAATGTTCAGTCCTGCAAGAATATCCCTCAGTCTCTGATTGGCGGGTGTCGTCGAATTATCGAAACTGATTGCCGCCGCGTCCTGGTCACGCGTGTCGAAGAGGACGGTTCCACCCTGCTGCATATAGGCATCGATCTTGGCAACGGCCTCGGGTGACGGCATTCTCGCCGCAGCATCGATGGGCCAATAGATCAGGGGGTAGAAGGCGAGCTCATCCGTCGCGGGATTGACGCCGATAGGCTCTCCGGGTTCGAGAGCCGTGCTGTCGGTAAGTGCTCTGGAAAGGCCGGAGAGGCCTGCTTTGCTGATATCGTCGACAGTGCTGTCGCCCGTAATAACATAAGCAAGGTGCGTGGCATTGACCGCTTCGAGAATGGACTGGTCGCCGGGCTTGCTGTCATTTTGCTGGGCATGGACGGGTGAAGGCCCGAAGGCGAGAATGGCCGGCAGCAAGAGGATTGCCAGGGACGCAACGGTAGCCGTCGGGCGAAAGCGCCGGCGCAGATGGCCACCGAGCCATAAAATAGCAATGGCATCCAATGCCAGGAGCAATGCTGCGAGGGCAAAGAGCGGCCCACGCAGTGGCACGGACTCATCGACAGCATAGCGTGCTGTCATCACCGGAATTGTCAGATCAGGCCGTATCAGCGGTTTGATTTCGCCGTCAGGGTTGAAGAGGTTGAACGCCATCATGGCATCCTCGACGCCATAGAAGCCGGGCGGATTGTCGAAGCTCACCTGTGGACCTGCGCCATTCCTGATGGGCAGTGGTTTGGTATCTCCATTCGGCGGTATCAGCGCGCCCTCAGCGCTCAATATGAGATAGGGCGGCAGGACACCGGAACCGTTTGCCCGATTGTCGTCCATCGTTGGTCCGGAACTGTTGGACAGTGAGATGATACGATGCAGCATATCGACGAAACTGCCACTGATCGGCAGGTTCGACCATGTGGCTTCAGGCGTTACATGAAACAGCACGAGCTGACCGCGCTGGCGTGCCTCTCCGGTCACAAGTGGAGTACCGTCTGCCAGATTGGCCCAGCTCTTGTCATAGAGATCGGCGGAGGGTTCGGCCAGCACCTGCCGCGTCACCGTCACATCCTGCGGGGTTGGCAGGCCCCCGAAAGGTCCATTCTCCGGGAATGCGGCAACGGGTTGCGATTCTTTCCACGACAGCGTGCCGCCCAGGGACCGTTCGCCCTTGCGCAAGATAACGGGCAAGAGTGGATCCTGGTCGCTATTTCCAGCGAGACGCGGCCCGGCAAAACGGACCAGCGTGCCACCCTTGTCAACCCAGTCCGACAATGTCTGCTCGGTTTCGGCCGGCAGTTTGCCGATATCAGCCATGATGACGACGGAAGGCTTCTGTTCAAGAAGCTCCGGCACTGCCCGCACCAATTCAGCGTTGCGTGGACGCAAAATGTCGGCAAAGGGTTCAAGGGCTCGTGAAATGTAATAGAGCGGCGAGAGCAGGGGCTGCGAGAGGTCGGCTTCCGATCCGGAGAGCAGCGCGACGCGCCTGCGCTTGTTGTTGTCATCGATGAGATATGTGCCGCCAGCCTGCGCAGTTCCATCGATGCGCAGGGTGTGGAAATCGTTGCGCAGTTCATAGGGAGCGCTGATGACAGCTTCCGCTGCTGCCTCGCCGGCTGTAAATACGAGACCGGTTTCGGCGATGCGGCGCCCCTTTTCGTCGAAGGCTCCGATGGTGATACCGCTTTGGCCACGCTCATCGGCCGGGCGTACCGCGCGGACGGTCAGGCCATTCGCATTGTTCACGCCCTGGCAGATTGCAACAAGCGACGTGATCGAAGGCTGATACCAGATCATGGATGCAACCCCCGTGCCTTCAAGCGATTTCAGCGCTTCGGCTGTCTGGGGTGTGTCGACACCGTCATTGAGATAGGCGATCCGCGTTCCGGTGACGTTGGCGAGTGCAACTTTCAACCGTGCAAAAGCGGCGCGGCGATCGACCGGAATAGGCCGTACAGTCAAAGCGCGAAGCCGTTCCAGGGCGGCGTTGGCATCAAACGGTCCGATATCGGCATTGGCTTTTTCTGCCGTGCCGAGAATATAGATGAGCGCGCCTGAATGCTCAGCATCGGCAATCAACCGTTCTGCAGTTTCCTTGCGGGCATTCCATTCCTCGTTCGACGACCAGCCATTATCGAGTACGATCGCAACGGGTTCTTTGCCGGTCAAGGTTTCGGGGCGTGGATTCCAGACAGGCTCTGACAGCGCCAGAATGACGAAAGCAGCTAACAGCAGACGCAGCAAAGTCAGCCACCAGGGGCTCTTGTTTGGCGTCTCTTCCCTGTTCAGGAGCTGCGCCAGGATTTTCAGCGGAGGAAACACTTCCCTGACCGGGCGCGGCGGGGTCACGCGGAGCAGCCACCAGATGATCGGAAGAACGATCAGTCCCAACAGGATCAGCGGGGCGCCGAAGGCCAAGGGAAGGGCACTCATAGGCCACCTCCCTGATAACCGATATTGGCTGTCATGTTCATGTGAACCGACACCAAAGCGTCTGAAGCCAGGCGGTCAGTGCGGTTGGTTGTGTAACTCCAGCCGATCCGCTTGCAAAAAGCGCTCAGAGTGTCGCGGCGGGCATGGAACAGACGACGGTAATCTTCCGCATAGTCCTGGGCGCGGCCGAAGGTCAGCGAAGCTCCAGTTTCGGGATCTATGAATTCGGTGCGGCGCTTGTAGGGAAACTCTTCTTCTGCCGGGTCGTAAACCTCGATCAGATGGGCTCGGGCGCCGTCATGTGCAAGCCGCTGCAGAACGGCAAGCGTCTCTTCAACCGGTTCAAGAAAATCGCTGACGAGGACCACATCGGAAAACCGGCGCACCTTGGTCAGATCAGGCTTGGGGGGCAGGCTGGTCGCGTGGGAAAGCAATGTTGCCAGGCGCTCGGCGCCATTTCGCGCAGACGATGGGTCGGTTATGCCGGGAAATCCAATGCGCTCGCCGCTGCGTGACAACAGCTCCGCCAATGCCAGAACCAGTACAAGGGCACGCG of Phyllobacterium zundukense contains these proteins:
- a CDS encoding glutathione S-transferase family protein; its protein translation is MGLLIDGIWHNQWYDTKDTNGRFIRSESQFRNWVTPDGSAGPTGKSGFKAEAGRYHLYVSYACPWAHRTLIFRALKQLHDVISVSVVDHYMGGEGWTFYEKDGATPDHLFGYKRLHEVYARAEPNYSGRITVPVLWDKQQNTIVSNESSEIIRMLNSAFNDFGDASLDFYPKDLRGEIDEINALVYPNINNGVYRAGFATTQEAYEEAFNQLFNALDHVEERLSKQRYLVGDQITEADWRLFTTLLRFDPVYVGHFKCNRQRIADYPNLSNYTRELYQVTGVAPTVNMKHIKAHYYGSHKTINPTGVIPAGPEIDYSAPHDRNRF
- a CDS encoding GNAT family N-acetyltransferase; protein product: MLTHVVTYAPEEPVHDAAIEDINKEAFGPGRFARAAYRIREGGPHDRSLSFVASNGEHVVASVRLAPILIGDTPAMLLGPLAVRPAWKNQGIGAALMRTSMEAARLAGHRLVILVGDEPYYAPFGFRPITGHQIVMPAPVDPARFLACELAPRSLENVQGQVRHAASGGA
- a CDS encoding DUF4159 domain-containing protein, encoding MSALPLAFGAPLILLGLIVLPIIWWLLRVTPPRPVREVFPPLKILAQLLNREETPNKSPWWLTLLRLLLAAFVILALSEPVWNPRPETLTGKEPVAIVLDNGWSSNEEWNARKETAERLIADAEHSGALIYILGTAEKANADIGPFDANAALERLRALTVRPIPVDRRAAFARLKVALANVTGTRIAYLNDGVDTPQTAEALKSLEGTGVASMIWYQPSITSLVAICQGVNNANGLTVRAVRPADERGQSGITIGAFDEKGRRIAETGLVFTAGEAAAEAVISAPYELRNDFHTLRIDGTAQAGGTYLIDDNNKRRRVALLSGSEADLSQPLLSPLYYISRALEPFADILRPRNAELVRAVPELLEQKPSVVIMADIGKLPAETEQTLSDWVDKGGTLVRFAGPRLAGNSDQDPLLPVILRKGERSLGGTLSWKESQPVAAFPENGPFGGLPTPQDVTVTRQVLAEPSADLYDKSWANLADGTPLVTGEARQRGQLVLFHVTPEATWSNLPISGSFVDMLHRIISLSNSSGPTMDDNRANGSGVLPPYLILSAEGALIPPNGDTKPLPIRNGAGPQVSFDNPPGFYGVEDAMMAFNLFNPDGEIKPLIRPDLTIPVMTARYAVDESVPLRGPLFALAALLLALDAIAILWLGGHLRRRFRPTATVASLAILLLPAILAFGPSPVHAQQNDSKPGDQSILEAVNATHLAYVITGDSTVDDISKAGLSGLSRALTDSTALEPGEPIGVNPATDELAFYPLIYWPIDAAARMPSPEAVAKIDAYMQQGGTVLFDTRDQDAAAISFDNSTTPANQRLRDILAGLNIPPLEPVPSDHVLTKSFYILQDFPGRYRGSPLWVQASLSTETRADRPVRAGDGVTPIMITGNDFAGAWATNADGSPLLPTIPNDPMQRTYAYRTGINIVMYMLTGNYKSDQVHVPDLLERLGN
- a CDS encoding DUF58 domain-containing protein codes for the protein MAAIGAQVQRTETGDALARARQRAALLPDLLVEARRILNTVNTGWHGRRKSGVGESFWQFRPYTEGEAVSRIDWRRSARDDRTYIRDQEWEAAHTVWLWADPSPSMLYKSEQAHVSKESRALVLVLALAELLSRSGERIGFPGITDPSSARNGAERLATLLSHATSLPPKPDLTKVRRFSDVVLVSDFLEPVEETLAVLQRLAHDGARAHLIEVYDPAEEEFPYKRRTEFIDPETGASLTFGRAQDYAEDYRRLFHARRDTLSAFCKRIGWSYTTNRTDRLASDALVSVHMNMTANIGYQGGGL